From a single Fusobacterium pseudoperiodonticum genomic region:
- a CDS encoding fructose bisphosphate aldolase, translated as MNEKLEKMRNGKGFIAALDQSGGSTPKALKLYGVNEDQYSNDAEMFDLIHKMRTRIIKSPAFNEEKILGAILFEQTMDSKIDGKYTADFLWEEKRILPFLKIDKGLNDLDADGVQTMKPNPGLADLLKKANERHIFGTKMRSVIKKASPAGIARVVDQQFEVAAQIVAAGLVPIIEPEVDINNVDKVECEEILRDEIRKHLNALPETSNVMLKLTLPTVENFYEEFTKHPRVVRVVALSGGYSREKANDILSKNKGVIASFSRALTEGLSAQQTDDEFNKTLANTIEGIYEASVK; from the coding sequence ATGAACGAAAAATTAGAAAAAATGAGAAATGGTAAAGGATTTATTGCTGCACTTGATCAAAGTGGAGGAAGTACTCCAAAAGCATTAAAATTATATGGTGTTAATGAAGACCAATACTCAAACGATGCAGAAATGTTCGACTTAATTCATAAAATGAGAACTAGAATCATTAAAAGCCCTGCTTTCAATGAAGAAAAAATCTTAGGAGCTATCTTATTTGAACAAACTATGGATAGCAAAATAGATGGAAAATATACAGCAGATTTCTTATGGGAAGAAAAGAGAATTTTACCTTTCTTAAAAATAGATAAAGGACTTAATGATTTAGATGCTGATGGTGTTCAAACAATGAAACCAAACCCAGGATTAGCAGATCTTTTAAAGAAAGCTAATGAAAGACATATTTTTGGAACAAAAATGCGTTCAGTTATTAAAAAAGCATCTCCAGCTGGTATAGCAAGAGTTGTTGACCAACAATTTGAAGTTGCAGCTCAAATAGTTGCAGCAGGACTTGTACCTATAATAGAACCTGAAGTAGATATTAACAATGTTGATAAAGTTGAATGTGAAGAAATATTAAGAGATGAAATTAGAAAACATCTTAATGCTTTACCTGAAACTTCAAATGTTATGTTAAAACTTACTTTACCAACAGTTGAAAACTTCTATGAAGAATTTACAAAACATCCAAGAGTAGTTAGAGTTGTTGCTTTATCTGGAGGATACTCAAGAGAAAAAGCTAACGATATTCTTTCTAAAAACAAAGGAGTTATTGCAAGTTTCTCAAGAGCATTAACTGAAGGATTATCAGCTCAACAAACTGATGATGAATTCAATAAAACTTTAGCAAATACTATTGAAGGAATCTATGAAGCTTCTGTAAAATAA